The Mytilus trossulus isolate FHL-02 chromosome 13, PNRI_Mtr1.1.1.hap1, whole genome shotgun sequence genome has a segment encoding these proteins:
- the LOC134694848 gene encoding uncharacterized protein LOC134694848 gives MGIPAEFVMIIFTFCVFVLLLVGCKADECSYPYRRVGKGCYLIQKDNISGDDAFAKCLRRGTHLATFETLNEAMLMKYELLKMNTGIHYYVGGRNINRYKPGGDWRWIKKNGDMIKMTYFAFDRGEPNGSLSSAEDCMFFFAIRGYRFHDVWCAMGGLLGGYICEK, from the exons ATGGGAATACCTGCAGAATTCGTTATGATAATATTCACTTTCTGTGTGTTTGTTCTTCTTCTGGTTGGATGTAAAGCAG ATGAATGCAGCTACCCATACCGCCGAGTTGGTAAAGGATGCTATCTTATACAGAAAGATAATATATCCGGGGATGACGCTTTT GCTAAATGCTTACGACGAGGCACACATCTGGCGACCTTTGAAACCCTAAATGAAGCCATGTTAATGAAGTATGAATTATTGAAAATGAACACAG GTATACATTACTATGTCGGCGGACGtaacatcaatagatataaacctgGTGGAGATTGGAGATGGATCAAAAAGAATGGAGACATGATCAAGATGACTTACTTTGCTTTTGATAGAGGAGAACCTAATGGATCACTTAGTTCGGCGGAAGATTGCATGTTTTTCTTTGCTATTAGGGGATACAGATTCCACGATGTTTGGTGTGCAATGGGTGGTTTACTCGGAGGCTATATTTGCGAGAAATAA